Proteins encoded together in one Kutzneria kofuensis window:
- a CDS encoding lipid-transfer protein has translation MTAAIAGIGATEFSKDSGRSELRLAVEAVSAALADAGLKASDVDGLVSFTMDSNAEIAVARELGVPELTFFSRINYGGGAACATVQQAAMAVGTGIAEVVVCYRAFNERSGHRFGQFATAAAAAPTSSGVDNSWSYPMGLGTPASTVAMVARRYMHEFGASSEDFGRVAVTMREHAATNPKAWFHGRPITLEEHQASRWITEPLHLLDCCQESDGAVAIVVTSVARARDLAQPPALVAAAAQGSSADQYVMSSYYRDEMSRLPEMGLVGRQLWRQAGFGPDEIDVAVLYDHFTPYVLIQLEELGFCGRGEAKEFIADGRIGLTGTLPLNPHGGQLGEAYIHGMNGIAEAVRQIRGSSVNQVRGVENVVVTAGTGVPTSGLVLTRDR, from the coding sequence GTGACCGCCGCCATCGCCGGCATCGGGGCGACGGAGTTCTCCAAGGACTCCGGTCGCAGCGAGCTCCGCCTCGCCGTGGAGGCCGTGTCGGCGGCACTGGCCGACGCCGGACTCAAGGCGTCCGATGTGGACGGACTCGTGTCGTTCACCATGGACAGCAACGCCGAGATCGCCGTCGCCCGGGAACTCGGAGTCCCCGAGCTGACGTTCTTCAGCCGCATCAACTACGGCGGCGGCGCGGCCTGCGCGACCGTGCAACAGGCGGCGATGGCCGTCGGGACCGGAATCGCCGAGGTTGTGGTCTGCTACCGGGCCTTCAACGAGCGCTCCGGGCACCGGTTCGGGCAGTTCGCCACGGCCGCGGCCGCCGCGCCGACTTCGTCCGGGGTGGACAACAGCTGGTCGTACCCCATGGGTCTGGGCACGCCGGCCTCGACCGTGGCGATGGTCGCGCGGCGGTACATGCACGAATTCGGGGCCAGCAGCGAGGATTTCGGCCGTGTCGCCGTGACCATGCGGGAACACGCCGCCACCAACCCGAAGGCGTGGTTCCACGGGCGGCCGATCACCCTGGAGGAACACCAGGCTTCGCGGTGGATCACCGAGCCGCTGCACCTGCTCGACTGCTGCCAGGAGAGCGACGGCGCCGTGGCCATCGTGGTGACCTCCGTGGCCAGGGCCCGCGACCTCGCGCAGCCGCCGGCCCTCGTCGCCGCTGCCGCGCAAGGAAGTTCCGCCGATCAGTACGTCATGAGCAGCTACTACCGGGACGAGATGAGCCGCCTGCCGGAGATGGGCCTGGTCGGGCGGCAGCTGTGGCGGCAGGCCGGTTTCGGGCCCGACGAGATCGACGTCGCCGTGCTCTACGACCACTTCACCCCGTACGTGCTGATCCAGTTGGAGGAGCTCGGCTTCTGCGGCCGCGGCGAGGCCAAGGAGTTCATCGCCGACGGGCGGATCGGGCTCACCGGCACGCTGCCGCTCAATCCGCACGGCGGCCAGCTCGGCGAGGCGTACATTCACGGCATGAACGGCATCGCCGAGGCTGTCCGGCAGATCCGGGGCAGCTCCGTGAACCAGGTCCGTGGCGTGGAGAACGTCGTCGTCACCGCCGGCACCGGCGTGCCGACCAGCGGTCTCGTGCTGACCCGGGACCGGTGA
- a CDS encoding caspase family protein, producing the protein MVDRREALIIATGAYEHDALRDLRSAAVDATALAAVLADPEIGAFSVDVLRDGKAHEVRSRIEDFFADRRPGDVRLLHLSCHGLKGESGDLYFTASDTRPQRLATSPSWTAFRPAARAAAGAGR; encoded by the coding sequence ATGGTCGATCGGCGCGAAGCACTGATCATCGCCACCGGTGCGTACGAGCACGACGCTCTGCGTGATCTTCGCTCGGCGGCGGTGGACGCCACGGCGTTGGCCGCGGTGCTGGCGGATCCGGAGATCGGCGCCTTCTCCGTCGACGTCCTGCGCGACGGGAAGGCGCACGAGGTGCGATCACGCATCGAGGACTTCTTCGCGGACCGCCGTCCGGGCGACGTGCGGTTGCTGCACCTGTCGTGTCACGGCCTGAAAGGCGAGTCCGGCGACCTGTACTTCACCGCGAGCGACACGCGGCCGCAGCGGCTGGCGACATCCCCGTCATGGACAGCTTTCCGACCGGCAGCAAGGGCAGCGGCCGGGGCCGGGCGGTGA